The window GGTCGCTATCTCTGTTGGATATCCTGGTTTATTACACACAGCTTCAGGTGGGATCGTGTTCGTGTCCCATTCTGTCCATCCACAAAGAAACAACAccagaggagaagaagaagaagaagaaagacaaAGGAAAGAAACAAAACGAGACTGAAGCACAGAAATGAAACATGACACTAAAGAGAGAGAAGACAGTGTGGGGAGAAACGTCTGACACACGtcacaaacacattttaatggacgtgtgtgtgtgtgtgtgtgtgtgttttatataaaaaggaaGTGTGTGAGGAGgaatgtgctgtgtgtgttgtgtaactGTGAGACTGTGAGCCGGCGTCACTCAGTTCCTGTAAATGACTCGGTTCTAATCAGAGTCTGAGAGCGACGCGGTGAGGAACCCGCAGAACATCCTGGAACTCTAGGGGTTAAAGTGTGTTTCAgatctacagtaaatatcagACACAGggaaaatatgtgtgtgtgtgtgtgtgtgtgtgtgtgtgtgtgtgtgtgtgaggaattGGTTGTAATTGAATCAGCGATTCTTCCTCTGCTTCCTTCCTGAGGATCAGGCGCGCGGTGATCTTCATTTCTCGCAGGAACACAGAACGCACTACGGTTCTCACCGCACATGCTCGCGTCGTGTGTTTCCTGCGCGATAAGCTCGGCTCTCTCGGCTCCGCACGGGACTCGGCCTTACCTCACCTCCGCTAGTGTCCACGATGAACTCACACTTCAGCTGGGCAGATAAAAGTCCAGGACTGAATCCTGCAGGTTCTGTGTAGAACACCGAGTCAGGGCTTCGGAAGAGAAGAACCTTTACTTCTTATTTGTAAGAGAACATCAAGAACCAATAACTAAGAGAAACATCCTGACAGGTTGTAACTTTTCTAAGAGAAGAATGAGAAACAATCTACATTAGTAATTCGTGTATTCAGGGTTCTTCAAGGGTTCCTTTAGGGTGCTTTTGGTTCTTACTTTCCTAAAACGGTTCCACACTGAATCCTCTATGAGAGTCGAAAGCTAACGTTTAGTTAATTCCCTCAAAAAGTCCTCTTGGAACCATTTCCATAGGAAAAATGACACTGTCATCGGGATCTTAATGGTTCTTAATGGTTCTATCAAAAGTGAAATCAGAGAACACTTCTTGACTTCTAAGAGTCCTACACTTTTATGAAACAGGTTCTTCAGGTGTTTTTTAGGTCTTTGAGGCGCCTCTGCTTCCTAAATTGTTCTCTGTTACATCTTTTCCATTAGGACCTCACTTAGAGGTTCCTCACGATGGACAAGGCGGGTATAAGACCGGGCGCTTTTAGGAATGCACGGGTTCTTTAAGGGTTCAGTAAATATTTTGGAGTTCTACCTAGAAAGGGAAATGTTCTCTTATCAAGATCTCCAAGATACACTTAACGATTGGCCCAGAGAACCACTAGAGAACGTGTGTAGTGTTTATGGTTCCAGTGTGGAGAACCTAGGGTGCGGCTCTGAAGTCCAGACTAAAGACGGGGTGTGTTTATAACCAGGTTCTCTTCTGTGCTGCAGGCGACTGAACGATGTCCTGCGGGATCCACTGACTCACTTCATCAGCAGAACCGGACGTGTGAGTCTCCAttactcgctcacacacacacacacacacacacacacacacacacacacacacacacacacacacacacagggtgatAGTTGGTGTTTCAGCTTAAATTCATGGCTTGGTTTATTTTGGGGTCACATTTGACTTTTGTTCATGCGTGAATGTCAGATCAACCacaccaggtgtgtgtgtgtgtgtgtgtgtgtgtgtgtgtgtgtgtgtgtaagagagagagagagagagagattgatgcATGCATATGTTAACTTCCTCTTTGTCTTCTCTTCTAACAGCTACTGCCTCGCTCACTCATCCCTTCACTATCATCCACTTGTTCCCTTGCTCCCTCATCCCCTCGTCTCCTCGTTCCCTTTCTCTGTAGCCATGGAGGCGCGTGGAAAATATGAATTTAACGCCACGGCGGAGGACGAGCTCAGCTTTCGCAAAGGAGACATCCTGAAGGTACGGGAACTGCACTCTCAAATCTAGAACCTTTAAAGGCTGCAGGGGCGGAGCCTAAAACCCATCAATCATTGAATCACTTACACGTGCCATAACCACCGTCAATTCAAGAACACGGCACTCTAGATATAGTCTAGATATAAAAGTGTCCTTTAGAACATTTCTCTCGAGTGGGTTCTCCACTTTAAGGCTCGATGTAGAACCCTTTGTTAAAGAACAGCTCTGTCCAGGCGCATCAAGAAGGAAACACTTAGCAATAATTTGGAGTTTGTGCCTTGCACTTaccccggtgtgtgtgtgtgtgtgtgtgtgtgtgtgtgcagatctACGGCTGTCAGGATGAGTGGTATAAAGCAGAAATGAACGGCCACGAAGGATTCGTCCCTAAGAACTATGTGGACAGACAGATCCCCAGGTGAgatcctccacacacacacacacacacacacacacacacacacacagtcttccTGTTACCATTTCCTGTGGCGCAGCACAAAGCGAATCTGACTCACTTAGTGAATCAATGAATCTGAATCACTGAATCATTTGAATCCTGGTGATTCGGACGTTTCTTTTAAATTGTTCTCTAATATTTCATACGCTGCTCTCCTCCAGATCTGTTCCACTGAAATAAAGAACCGTTATTATAGCACACgctgtcttgtgtgtgtttcatcaCTGCCATGTATaagcagtatgtgtgtgtgtgtgtgtgtgtgtgtgtgtgtgtgtgtgtccagctgGTACCAGGAGAACGCCAGCCGCAACGCTGCAGAGGAGATCCTCATGTCGCGGGAGGTGGGAGCGTTCCTGATCCGCGGCAGTCAGAGTTCTCCTGGAGATTTCTCCATCTCCGTCAGGTCAGAGCCAGAactcacttaaacacacacacacacacacacacacacacacattaacctgTTTACTTAATAACCATGGCATCagacacacactatacactcagGTTAGGGCGAGTGTCCCTCGAGGATGCTGTCGGTGTTCAACAGACTTGGCTTTGTTTAAATTCGTGGCCCAGTATACCAGGATTTCAGATCGTGCATTTACTGTAGGTTAAATAACCTCACTGcctccccaacacacacacacacacacacacacacacacacacacacgccacccCAGTGTGTCACCTTGAGGTTTTAGCCACCCAAATTCCCCCTGAATTCTCTAGGCGCCATGCACCATCGCCCACACCCGTATCTTCTCACAAACAGACCCAGATGTGGTCACATCTGTGTGATTCAACCTCTGATAACTCATCTACATCTGTTACACTCCATCCGGTGTCTCACATGTTCCCTCTAGTGTTGATGAATTGTAAAACACCGTTCATTACGCTTAATGACACGCCATAGCGCTTTATATCTGCATCAGAGAGCGGACTTAGGGCtagagggaggaggaggaggaagaggaggaggaagaggaggaggagatgtTACAGGGAGTCACTGATCAGGAGAGGATTTAATGTTTTAGAGGAAGACTGTAAAGGTCAGGGAAggtcaagagagagagagagagagagagagatgtaaatGTAGCGGTTATGAAACCTACAGAACTCCTTCTAACTTCTGAGTGGTGCTGAGAGGAAACGTTTAGAGAAGAAAGAGTGTGTTGAAGTGCAGGATGAAGCAGATGAAGAGTTCAGGTCACAGAGGGAAGAATTAGACGTGTTTAAGAAGGGCTGGCCTGAAAAATCAGCTTTAAGACGGCAGGAAGATGAGGGAGAGCGAGACCAGCTGGCGGTAACGTAACCTACTGGACTCAAAGCGCCGttaaatgaagaagaagaggaagaagaagaagaagaccgtCACACACAGGTTGTGATCACAAACATGGCGTTACTGTGTTTACTCTCATCTTATCTCCTGAGCAGCGTGATGATCCAGATGTAAAGTGATTCAGGATCACTGCGAGTGTGAAGCTCAGCACCGTGACCTTTTGGTGATCGATTCAGTTCAGAGAATCAACGAGTCAGAGTTTAAACACATCCATaatacacattataaaagctTTAGTTAAACTCACcaacattaaattattattattattattttattcttctccttcttcttcttctccgtTGGAGTTTATGGTGGTGGGTCCCACACTGGGACGGAATGTGGACCAGGAGCTTGATGGAACAATAGGATTATGACTTTATATGAGACATGACAGTGAACAAGTTAACACCATCACtcacacagcatttcagttttcATTAACACTGTTAGCAGTTTGTAAAGCtgtaaaaccttttaaacaTCCAGAGCTCCATAAAGATCTGCCTGtaataccacagcacaccagcAGAGGGCTGTGTGAATCATTAGTGAGAATGCAGTGTGAAGATGTGTGTGAAGATGTGTGGGTGTGAagatgtgtctgtgtgtccatGAATGCTAACTGTGTTTCACTTTCAATCACGTTCTCATGTCTCCTCCTGCTTTCAGACACGAGTTTGACGTGCAGCATTTTAAGGTGATGAAGGACAATAAAGGTCATTATTACCTGTGGAGTGAGAAATTCACGTCCCTCAACAAGCTGGTGGACTTTTACAAAACCACGTCCATCTCCAAACAGAAGGAGATCTTCCTGAGGGACGGGAGCCGAGAGGAACCGGGCGTCTCCGCACCCCatcctgtaaacacacacacacacacagtttaatcAACAAAAGGCTGTCTCAAGTCCTCTCAGATgttcattaatattaattatcttGAGTAGTGATGTCATTAACTCCGCCGCCGCAGCTGTAGAGTCTGATGCaattcctcttcttcttcttatttgaTGTACAGAGACCCAGCGTTCCCGACGGCCGACCCCAACCATCTACAGGACACCGCAGACCAGCAGAGCACCCTCACCCTcagcaggtacacacacacacacacacacacacacacgcagaagtGGAATAATGTAAAGTTTAACAAAGTAAAATTGTGTTGTTCATCAGAATAAACGAGGAAGTTTAGAGGATCGATCTCACAACATGGGTCCTGCAGGGAGGAACAGTCCGGTTAGTTCCCTTCCGACACCCAGACGACCCTCGGACATCACACCTGCaccggtacacacacacacacacacacacacacacacacacacacacacacacacacctttgatATTATTTGTCCTGAacatcaatgtgtgtgtgtgtgtgtgtgtgtgtgtgtgtgtgtgtgtgtgagacagaggcCGTCCCTACAGGTGAAGGCTCTGTATGACTTCATAGCGGAGGAAGATGATGAGCTGGGCTTCAACGCCGGTGACATCATCGAGGTTCTAGATCGCTCCGATGCGTCGTGGTGGAAAGGACGCCTGCGTGGGAACGTCGGACTTTTCCCTGCTAACTACACGTCTTAGATGTAAACGtacaccccccaccccaccccatcCACCCGACCCCAACCCAGGAGAACCGGTTCTTCTGTTCTGTCTTTACACTTTACATCAGATTGTTTCCTTTCATCATTGATTAGGAGGACAAGATTAATGCGGATAATTGGATTAATGATACCGTTATGATTTAGTGCGAGTTCTTTGATGTTGTGCTCTGAACACAGAGGTACGATTCTGTCTCAGTCGAGACCCCACACACGGACCGGGACCGCCAGTCCTGCTCCCGGACGGTTCTCTCGTCTTAATGAACCGGCTAACTAACGAGTCTGAGTGTGTTAGCCTGAGTGTGTGTTGGAGCAGGAACACCGGAGTGTGTCCAGGAGCAGGACTGAGGAACACTGTACATCAGAACACCTTCAGAACTCTCATGTAtcacttttatatttaatattcactTCATAATAACTGACATCAGAGCCACGAGCGATCCTTTAAACCAGAAACTAAACTCCTCATCCCTGAAGTTTGTAAAGcagaatgttttcattttttattcatttgttttttttttatagtctttaTTATGCCCTAAACATTATTCTTGTTTTTggattttacaaaataaacctCGACATGGTCTTTACTGTAATCTattaaatagattattattattattattattattattattattatttctagacTTTAATGTAGACTAAGATATTGACAgtcaaatattctttttttgggtcagttatgatttttttctgtgaaataaagcaataagaaaagagtgaaattagttctttTTGATCATTTTGTCCTCATAGGaggaatcagtgtgtgtgtgtgtgtgtgtgtgtgtgtgtgtgtgtgtttgagagagaatGTCACTTGAACTATAAACTAAactaatttaaacttttttccctCTGAACATCCTGGAGTCTTTTCAGGACTCCAGTGACGTCAGAAGGGAGTTATATAACGGACACCAGGTGCTGTAGCTCCACCCACAGTAAGACAAACGCTCGCGCTCTAGTGTTACAGGAAGGCAGTGCGAGTTTCCACGGAGGCGGTGAGAcacagagagggacagagagggacagagtgagacagagtgagacagggcgagagtgagacaggtgtcgcAGGGACAGTGAGACAGGGCGAGAGTGAGACAGACCCCCCCGGTCTCATGGCGGAGTCCCAGCTGGTGTGTCTGGATGATGGGCACGTGAACGTGCGCGTGCCGGAGTCCAGACCGGAGTTCTACTACAGTGAGGAGCAGCGCGCGGCGCTCGAGCTTCTCCTGCGGGACGGAGACGGCGCCTTCAAACTGCGGCTGCGCGCGGACAACATCAAAGACTTCCTCTCTGCGCGCGAGGTCAAGTGGATCCGCGAGACGTTCCGGGAGTACGACCCCGACCCCGACCCGGACCCCGACCCCCACCGGGCCCCCCCCCGCTCCCCCCGCGGCTCGGACTCCGGTGTACACTCCACCTACTGGCCCACGGTGTCGGACACGCAGGCTCCCGCGCTCGAGCTCGGCTGGACCACCGGCGGCTTCTACCGGGGAGTCACGCGCGTGTCCGTGTACACACACCCCCCTAAAGAGAGCGAGCCGCACATCAAAGAGGTGGTGAGGAGACTGATCCAAGAGGCGcacaaggtacacacacacacacacacacacacacggctgtaGTCTATAGAACAGACCCCCGGtttattaaactgtaataaactgTTTTTGTCCTGGGTGCCAAAACATTTGCACACTACTGTAGTTAataaaatccccccccccctctttttaaaaaaaaaaaatattgttctcTATATGTTGTAAAATAGATTTATTGTGTAAACAGTTCttgtttatgtgttttaatTGGATTAAAGTTTCATTAAAGCTGATGATGTTAATGAGGTCACGTGTGTGCTCACGTGTGAAATGCAACTAACATTTCAGGATCCTCAAACAGGGGataagttttaatataatttaatataatgtaatgtgttATAGTCGAGTGTTTATCAGACGTCCCTTCCAGCTGTGTTTACACTTCAGAGCGCTGTGTGTTCACGTGGTCACGTGTGTTTATACGACTTCCATCACATCACTTAATATTCTTGGGACAGTTTCAGTAACATGGGTCAAAGTTCATCTTCAGCAGTCACACGACCCTGCAGTGTGTGGAGTCCATCACAGTTTACACACAGTTTTTCCCTAAACACCTTCCTGAAATCAATTAGCCTCGTTAGGGAGCAGGCGCTCACGCAGGACACGTGTGAAGGAGGGACTGAAAGGGAAACAGGAGAACAGTTTGAGGTGCCGAGGACGTGAGGAAGAGAGGGTTAATCACCTGTCACATGACCTCCGTCTCTTATTCCCATCTGACCTCCACACACACCTCATCATCAGCTCgagtccatacacacacacacacacacacacacacacacacacacacacacagcagtcagCTCACTGTCTCATAAAGCATGAAGAAGAAACAGCACACTGTTTAAAACACACGTCATCGTCTCTCTTCATCTGCTGACGTCATTAAAACACAAACTGATGGTAATAAAACTCTCAGGGTCGATTAGTTTTAGGGAACAGCAGCTCCGAGAGCAGTGCAGGTTTACGTTCTGACACGTTATCGTCAGTGACGTGTACAGCACACGCATGTTAGAGGACGTGTTTACATacaggaaggagtctccagtgtgagcgcTTTGTAGCGTAAGGTTTTTGGCGAGGTCGTTatggtttctcagtaacatgacaaactgtgagttttttttctttctcatataCACTTGTCGGGGGGGAATAAAGCGAGGGCGGTGACGGAGCGAGTGTGTGTAGATGCTGTAAcgtaagtgagaacaggaactgtAGCGTGAAATGAATAAAACTCAGTGCTAGGTGTTGGTCTATAACAGGAACATCACTAATATTGTTACATTTGGAACACAAACGTTCACTAAATCGCTGATGTCCCTTATAAGGACTTGTATGTATATTCACGTGGCTCCGCCCACCTGAGACAGACTAGATGTAAAGTAGTGTAGAGTTTCCTGAGGTGGAACTGATTTCCCTGAGCGTCATCAGTTTCAGACAGGTATTATTGTATATCTAACGTGAAACTGACGTGAAACTGACGTGACTCAGACAGACGAGTTACaggattattattgttatcaataataacattattaaagTCTGTAGTGGTTGGTGAGATTTACAGGAGCTGCTGAGTGAACAGGGGAACGCTTTAAGATGGTTTTGATTCCTCACtttatcatcttcatcatctgtTCAGTAGTTTAGAATGTTTTGTGATAGTTATAACTTTTTTGAGGCTTTCTGTAGAACCTCGTTCCTCCACAATGAGTGTAGTGAGGCTCGGAGACTTCGTGGTCCCACCTGAATGCTGATTTATTcttgacataataataataataatgtgtttatttctgGTCTGTGGGTTCGGATAAAGCTGAACTGTCAACTAAAGTCCGCATGAGGTCACACTGATAAGTTTAACTTCCATTATTATCTTGTCTATGTAAacgagctactgctgagccacgcccccagAGAAAAGCAGAGCTGACCAGTGAGCTGAGGGAGGGGCTTTACTTtgatgaggtcacattaggggaaaaaTCATATgcgaacaaaaacaaagaagctgcctgtgaatttatttatttatttattttttcctgtctcatgttgtacacacacacacacacacacacacaaacacacacaggagtgTCGTCTAAACATCTAAACAAGACCAGAAAGTGAATTTAGTAtaatacagttgtgttcaaaattatttaacccCCACTAAAATTGAGTGTTTTGTCCAGTTTGACATTGATTTTGATCATTTCAGTCATCTTGTTTACAATTAAATCAAAGAGGCACTTGTAAGTCAAACAAATATaacttttataatgaaataaccACAAATGTCTTTTCTGTGCTCACATCATTATCCGTTTTATTCAACCCCCAAGTAACATTCATTCTTAGTACTTAGTACAACATCCTTTTCCAGTTATAACAGCTTATAAATGTGAATAGCTTGACACAAGTGTCTTGCAGTGATCTACGGGTTTTTTAGCCAATTCTTCATGGGCAAAAGCCTCCAGTTCAGTCACATTCTTAGGCTTGTGCGCTGCAGCTGTTTTCTTTAAGTCCCACCAGAGGttctcaatcagatttaagtctgGTGACTGCGACCATGCTCTAGTGGACTTGGAGGTATGcttgggatcattgtcctgttgaaagGTCCAACGTCTCCCTAGCCTCGGGTTTGTGACGGACTGCATCACATTTTCTTCCAATATCTCCTGGTACTGAAGAGAATTCATGGTACCTTGCACACGCTGAAGCTTCCCTGTACCTGCAGAagcaaaacagccccaaagcatgattgACCGAAGTCAGCACCTTCTTTCTGCCACGACCAGGTAGCGTTTCAACAGTTCCCTTTGCCTTGAATTCGCTAATGATGCTTCCTGTGGTGTCTCTTGGAATGTTTAACATCTTTGCAATCTTCTTATAGCCATTGCCCTTCCTGTGAAGAGAAATCACCTCTTCTCTTGTCTTCCTGGACCATTCTCTTGACTTCACCATGTTTCTAAACACCCCAGTAAATGTCTAGAAGGAGCTGAGTATcacagtcattttaaatctgcCTAATTGGTGTTAATTATGCTTGATTGCTGCTCGGTGACATCCACAGGTGTTTTCGATACCTGATCGAGAACAATTAGAATGAACCTGTGTTCTTAATAGTGGTAGTCTTTAAGGGGTTGAATAATTGTGTTAATGaagaaatcacaaaaaaaaaccaacatttaatacatttaatagttattacaaaaaatattgaTGTCATTTTGGTTGCATTTGGTTCTTTAAAAAGTCCTTGTAAGATTTCATTCTGATAACAATTACAAATGTACACTGAATTCCCTAAAACCCTTTACAGCATTGGgggttaaataattttgaacacaactgtaagTGCCCTTTAAAAGATCCTGATTCTTATTAATgtgaaaagtgttttattctggtTTAAAATTTCAAGGAGCACTCCTGTCATTAAACACTTATGATAAActcttttgttattattattattattattattatttctattattattattgttattgttttattgtgtaattTCTGGTGAAGCGTGTTGGACTGGAACGTGTAAGGTGACGAATTAAAATTTCAGAAGTTATAATTATACCTAATAACGTAATGACGCAGATCATAATGACTTTCACGGACAGCTGGATGTGAGTTTGTgtttcctgctctctctctgtctcactctctgtccctctctctgtctcactctctgtctcactctctctgtctcactctttgtccctctttctgtctcactctctgtccctctctctgtctcactctctctgtcttactctctctgtccctctctctgtctcactctctgtccctctctctgtctcactctctgtccctctccctgtctctctgctcAACCTGTACCAGTTTCTCTAATGATTCAGTGtttgttgatcataaaaaatataaaaggtcATAATTATGCTCTGTGTGTATGAACACGTCATGACGTTATGATTCAGTTAGAAAgtcacacctcacacacactctcaaacaTCTACGTCCTGTTAGCATCACATCACGTCAGTCACATGATTAGAGCAAAGAAAGAACACATGCACCAGCTGGAAACCGACAGAAAAGAGAAGTTCCATGACAAAGCTCCTAAAAGTTCCATTTCAGTAGAAGTCCAATGAATTACAGCCGTCATAACCCAGAGATCCTCCTGATCCTcgtctcactgtccatccagCAAACACCTCCAGCTTCTCTCAGAACAACAGGAGCAGATACAGGAACCTTTTAAGCAGAACAATCATTTTATCAATACGTCAAGAGACGTTTCAGGAGCTTTTCAGTGACTTTATGTCCCCAGAAACTCTCCAGGAGCATTTTTAGGAACTTATTAACTCACAACACTTTTTTAACGACTCCGGACTGTTTAGGgactttttcacttttcatgAAACTTCATGTTCTTTTCATAAGCAGGAACTCAGCAACCTTTAAGGGAATTTTATGAGACCATTAGGACCTTTCGGACCGTTCTTTAACTCGATAGAGGAACTTTTTTTAGAGTACAGGACTTTGGACACTTTCAGCAGAGGGACCAGGACCAAGTTGCGTTCTAGGTTTGTAGTTCCAGGAATAATGTTTTTAAGTTCCTGTTCAGAGAAAGAGCTTTAATACAGACTCAGAACACTTGGAGGCGGAGCTTGTCTGGCAAAATGCTTCTGATTGGTTAAACTCAAGCTTCACTGAAAAATCCCTAGAAAGTAAAGAAATATTTCAAAACTGAATATTAGTTACGAATTAATAAATCATACTAACGATTCGAATGATaagatgagttttttttatctttgtaaaTTTTTCTTCTAAATAAAGTGACACAATTGACATCAACATCTCCATTAATTCATGTGATTTATTTCAGAGCAGCTACTGGAGCGTCATACACTCTGTAATATTCATTAAACACTCATTGATGTTGGTGTTAAATGTGAAGAGCCGAGCTGTCAGGGCTGAGCACGCCAGTTGAAGCCTCGGGGCAGAAGCAGCTCTGATAATGACTCTTATTTCAGTGTCGGTTTGACCTGCTGAGTGAGATTGTGAAGGTGATGGTGGGGAGGAGCGACGCTGGATGGGTTCCTGATTGTAATCACAGTGTGAAGAATAATATAATATCTCAGTTTATACATAAATTTCCTTTTCCCGTGAATTTCCCTGTGAGCCGTCAGACTCGCGGCTCAGGTTCTGTGTAGATGTGTGTAGATGTGACCCATGTGACCTGCATATGTACACCATATCATCTACAGTCTTAAGATATCTTGTGTCTTAACATCTCGAGGGTTCTCAGGCTCAGTGCAGGGTTCTGTGTACAGGACAGATATCTCCAGTTATGAGCCGCGATTCGCGTTTCTCACACCGACTCCAAAATCAGAACGTTTATAAACTATTATTACACTTATAACAGAGACGAAGCGCTCGATCGGTCAGTGTGAGTGGGCGTGGCCGATGATCagctgatcagcctcagatatgaACTCATTCTGTACAGAGCGCAGGAGCTTCAGAGTGACGCAGCAGAAACTCACATTCATTACAcacatacccccccccccacacacacacacacactagtctcataacacactcattacacacacacacacacacacacacacacacactagtctcataacacacacacacacacacacacacacacacacactagtctcattacacacacacacacacacacacacacacacacacacta of the Clarias gariepinus isolate MV-2021 ecotype Netherlands chromosome 16, CGAR_prim_01v2, whole genome shotgun sequence genome contains:
- the LOC128544855 gene encoding GRB2-related adapter protein-like, which produces MEARGKYEFNATAEDELSFRKGDILKIYGCQDEWYKAEMNGHEGFVPKNYVDRQIPSWYQENASRNAAEEILMSREVGAFLIRGSQSSPGDFSISVRHEFDVQHFKVMKDNKGHYYLWSEKFTSLNKLVDFYKTTSISKQKEIFLRDGSREEPGVSAPHPRPSVPDGRPQPSTGHRRPAEHPHPQQNKRGSLEDRSHNMGPAGRNSPVSSLPTPRRPSDITPAPRPSLQVKALYDFIAEEDDELGFNAGDIIEVLDRSDASWWKGRLRGNVGLFPANYTS